A portion of the Paenibacillus hamazuiensis genome contains these proteins:
- a CDS encoding adenine deaminase, translating into MRVDLLIQNAQIYNSYFKKFIHGSAAVLDGKFLYIGPRGTESFQPDEVVDAQGRYVIPGLIDIHLHIESTMVTPQTFSQGIIRNGVTTIVPEPHEMANVFGLDGVKQMIWASRDCAADMFYAIPSSVPATAMETSGGSIEIEDMDELLLTERIICLGEIMNYVDVISDPDCKTNKILRHIRSNYPQLIIEGHCPKLLDLDLHRIIYSGVDSDHTHQSIEGMEARIAAGMFIEIQEKSMTPEVMDYLIRNDVAEHFCFVTDDVMPDSFQQRGHLNHIVRKAISMGMPPEKAIYAATFTPARRMRMYDRGAIAPGKIADFVLVSDVQQLAIEQVYKSGRKVYDAQEPYEPKAGTYAFPAHYYRSVQLPLLSEDDFIVSAVVNDGRYPCRVMTVKDGSTFTEEYIAEAEVREGKLRWQETGFGLIATFERYGKTGGRAYGLIGGDTIKRGAVATTYSHDNHNLLVVGHSAADMALAANEVIRGQGGFCVVDGGQVLASLRLPVGGILTEAPLERLAEEVERLRRAMESLGYRHYNPIMSISTHSLPVSPALKITDFGLIDVNAGKVVPLLVHS; encoded by the coding sequence ATGAGAGTGGACCTGCTGATACAAAACGCTCAAATCTACAACAGCTACTTTAAAAAATTCATCCATGGCAGCGCCGCCGTATTGGACGGCAAGTTTCTATATATCGGCCCTCGGGGGACTGAAAGCTTTCAGCCGGATGAAGTTGTCGACGCGCAGGGCCGGTACGTTATTCCCGGTCTGATCGACATTCATTTGCATATCGAAAGCACGATGGTGACGCCGCAGACGTTTTCGCAAGGAATTATCCGCAACGGCGTGACCACCATCGTGCCGGAACCGCATGAAATGGCCAACGTGTTCGGCCTGGACGGGGTGAAGCAGATGATATGGGCGAGCCGGGACTGCGCCGCGGACATGTTCTATGCGATTCCGAGCTCCGTACCGGCAACGGCGATGGAAACGAGCGGCGGATCGATCGAAATCGAAGACATGGACGAGCTGCTGCTCACGGAGCGCATCATTTGTCTCGGCGAGATCATGAACTACGTCGACGTGATCAGCGATCCGGACTGCAAAACGAACAAGATCCTCAGGCACATCCGCTCGAATTACCCGCAGCTGATCATCGAGGGACACTGCCCGAAGCTGCTCGATCTGGATCTGCACCGGATCATTTACAGCGGCGTCGATTCCGATCATACGCACCAATCGATCGAAGGCATGGAGGCGCGGATCGCCGCGGGCATGTTTATCGAGATTCAGGAAAAATCGATGACGCCGGAAGTGATGGACTACCTCATCCGAAATGACGTGGCCGAGCATTTCTGCTTCGTCACCGACGACGTCATGCCGGATTCGTTCCAGCAGCGCGGGCATCTCAACCACATTGTGCGCAAAGCAATCTCGATGGGCATGCCGCCGGAAAAAGCGATATACGCGGCTACGTTCACGCCGGCGCGCCGGATGCGCATGTACGACCGCGGCGCAATCGCTCCCGGCAAAATTGCCGATTTTGTGCTGGTAAGCGATGTGCAGCAATTGGCGATCGAGCAGGTGTACAAGAGCGGACGGAAGGTGTACGACGCTCAGGAGCCGTATGAGCCGAAGGCCGGCACCTATGCTTTTCCGGCGCATTATTACCGCAGCGTGCAGCTGCCCTTGCTGAGCGAAGATGATTTTATCGTCTCCGCAGTGGTGAACGACGGCCGGTATCCGTGCCGTGTTATGACGGTGAAGGACGGCTCCACCTTCACGGAGGAATATATCGCCGAAGCGGAGGTGCGCGAAGGCAAGCTCCGTTGGCAGGAAACCGGCTTCGGCCTCATCGCGACGTTCGAGCGCTACGGCAAAACCGGCGGCCGAGCCTACGGCCTGATCGGCGGCGATACGATCAAACGCGGCGCCGTGGCGACGACGTATTCGCACGACAATCACAACCTGCTCGTGGTCGGGCACTCGGCCGCCGACATGGCGCTGGCCGCGAATGAAGTCATCCGCGGGCAAGGCGGGTTTTGCGTCGTCGATGGCGGCCAAGTGCTGGCCAGCCTCCGGCTGCCGGTCGGCGGCATCCTGACGGAAGCGCCGCTGGAGCGGCTCGCCGAAGAGGTGGAGCGGCTGCGCAGAGCGATGGAATCGCTCGGGTATCGCCATTATAACCCGATCATGTCGATCAGCACGCACTCCTTGCCGGTCAGCCCGGCGCTGAAAATTACCGATTTCGGCCTGATCGACGTAAACGCCGGCAAAGTGGTGCCTTTGCTGGTCCACAGCTGA
- a CDS encoding ABC transporter ATP-binding protein, protein MALLSLENISVAYEQQYILKDFNLNVEKGNLISLLGPSGCGKTTTLRLIAGFLEAKAGRFTLGGKDYTRVPVNKRNFGFVFQSYALFPHLNVFDNVAFGLRLRKVNGADIEKRVRRMLETVSLTGFENRFPKELSGGQRQRVAIARALVIEPDLLLFDEPLSNLDANLRVNMRVEIRRIQQELGITTVYVSHDQEECFSISDQVAIMNKGVIEQLDRPSTIFKYPKTEFVARFIGFTNFIDFHERQDNADEITLKAKEYTFVAAKGAGRGEQKGRKGAIRPDDIAMGTAQEIGEGVGCLDGRVKVSTFLGRSYQYVVETTLGDFTVNKEMELPYANGQEVRLFIPGEKLVLVE, encoded by the coding sequence ATGGCATTGCTATCTTTGGAAAACATCTCGGTTGCTTACGAGCAGCAATATATTTTGAAAGATTTTAACCTGAACGTGGAAAAAGGGAACCTCATTTCGCTGCTCGGCCCAAGCGGCTGCGGCAAAACGACCACGCTTCGGCTCATCGCGGGATTTCTTGAAGCGAAGGCCGGCCGGTTTACGCTCGGCGGGAAAGATTATACGCGCGTGCCGGTAAACAAGCGCAATTTCGGCTTTGTGTTCCAAAGCTACGCGCTCTTCCCGCATCTCAATGTTTTCGATAACGTGGCGTTCGGCCTTCGCTTGCGCAAGGTGAACGGCGCCGATATCGAGAAGCGCGTACGCCGGATGCTGGAGACGGTCAGCCTGACCGGCTTCGAGAACCGGTTCCCGAAGGAGCTGTCGGGCGGCCAGCGGCAGCGGGTCGCGATTGCCCGCGCGCTCGTCATCGAGCCGGACCTGCTGCTGTTTGACGAGCCTCTCAGCAATCTCGACGCGAATTTGCGCGTGAACATGCGGGTGGAAATCCGCCGAATCCAGCAGGAGCTGGGCATTACGACCGTGTACGTGTCCCACGATCAGGAGGAATGCTTCTCGATCTCCGACCAGGTCGCGATCATGAACAAAGGGGTTATCGAGCAGCTCGATCGTCCTTCGACTATTTTTAAATATCCGAAGACGGAGTTTGTCGCGCGGTTTATCGGGTTTACGAATTTTATCGATTTCCATGAGCGGCAGGATAACGCTGACGAAATTACGCTCAAGGCGAAGGAATATACGTTCGTTGCGGCTAAAGGTGCCGGCAGGGGAGAGCAAAAAGGCCGAAAAGGCGCCATCCGCCCGGACGATATCGCGATGGGGACGGCGCAGGAAATCGGCGAAGGGGTCGGGTGTTTGGACGGTCGCGTCAAAGTCAGCACGTTTCTCGGTCGCAGCTACCAATATGTGGTGGAGACGACGCTCGGCGATTTTACCGTCAACAAAGAGATGGAGCTGCCCTATGCGAACGGGCAGGAGGTCCGGCTCTTTATTCCAGGCGAGAAGCTCGTCCTGGTGGAATAG
- a CDS encoding ABC transporter permease, with translation MKENNRGLGLFTLLVYVFLLGPLVIIAIASFEPSSVLKFPPTGFSLKWYHNILEVTMFVKTFYTSILVSLAGNVLALLLGIPAAYALSRFPIKGKDALNAVFISPVLIPGIVLGFTMLKYLIAVYNLPIYAALLFGHTVIMLPFIIRVIGSSLANFDFAVEEAALSLGAGRVATFFKVVLPNIKSGIIAAVLIAFLESFNNVDISVFMTGPGVSTLPIQMLTYVENHFDPTIAAISVLLMLFTAVFMFIIERLMGLSYFTKR, from the coding sequence ATGAAGGAGAACAATCGCGGGCTCGGCCTGTTTACGCTGCTCGTCTACGTGTTTTTGCTCGGACCGCTGGTCATCATCGCCATAGCCTCATTCGAACCGAGCAGCGTGCTGAAGTTTCCGCCGACAGGCTTTTCGCTCAAATGGTACCATAACATTTTGGAAGTGACGATGTTCGTCAAAACGTTCTACACCTCGATTCTCGTGTCGCTGGCGGGCAACGTGCTGGCGCTCTTGCTCGGCATTCCGGCGGCGTATGCGCTGAGCCGCTTCCCGATTAAAGGAAAAGATGCGCTGAACGCGGTATTCATATCGCCGGTGCTTATACCGGGGATCGTTCTTGGTTTTACGATGTTGAAATATTTGATCGCGGTATACAATCTGCCGATTTACGCCGCGCTGCTGTTCGGGCATACGGTCATCATGCTGCCGTTCATCATTCGCGTCATCGGCTCAAGCCTCGCGAACTTCGATTTCGCAGTGGAAGAGGCGGCGCTCAGCCTGGGGGCCGGCCGCGTGGCGACGTTTTTCAAAGTCGTGCTGCCGAACATCAAGTCGGGCATCATCGCGGCGGTGCTGATCGCCTTCCTGGAGTCGTTCAACAACGTCGACATCTCCGTCTTTATGACGGGACCGGGGGTCAGCACTTTGCCGATTCAAATGCTGACGTACGTGGAAAACCATTTCGATCCGACGATCGCCGCGATTTCCGTGCTGCTGATGCTGTTTACGGCGGTGTTCATGTTTATCATCGAACGACTGATGGGATTGTCTTATTTTACCAAACGATAA
- a CDS encoding ABC transporter permease, translated as MKKANVSLLLLPGLLFLAVFMLVPILLTVGSTFFENGRPSLAGYWHFFQDPYFLKILWTTLKVSLVTTLLCILLGFPVSYYISRQNPRKKALLLALAIFPLLTSSVVRSFSWMIILGKRGLLNNTLVALGIVKEPLDILYTPAAMMIGLIHLFLPLIIITLVGVMENIDPDLIKAAESLGAGRFKAFFKVIVPLSVPGLIIGSILVFVGSLTAYTTPALLGGKQRVISTFLYQNAITLNDWHLASVIATIMMVITFVVIGLMNKLANKVNPKG; from the coding sequence ATGAAGAAAGCGAACGTATCGTTATTGCTGCTGCCGGGACTGCTTTTTCTGGCCGTATTTATGCTCGTGCCCATCCTGCTCACGGTCGGATCCACCTTCTTTGAGAACGGCCGGCCGTCGCTTGCCGGGTACTGGCATTTTTTCCAAGACCCTTATTTTCTGAAAATATTATGGACTACCCTCAAGGTCAGTCTGGTTACGACTCTGCTTTGCATTTTGCTCGGCTTTCCGGTTTCCTATTACATCTCCAGGCAAAATCCGCGAAAGAAAGCGCTGCTGCTGGCGCTGGCGATTTTTCCGCTGCTCACCAGCTCCGTCGTGCGCTCGTTCAGCTGGATGATCATTTTGGGGAAAAGGGGCCTGCTCAACAACACCCTTGTCGCGCTCGGCATCGTGAAGGAGCCGCTTGACATCTTGTATACGCCGGCGGCGATGATGATCGGCCTGATTCATCTGTTTTTGCCGCTGATTATTATCACGCTCGTCGGGGTGATGGAAAATATCGACCCGGATTTGATCAAAGCGGCCGAAAGTCTTGGCGCGGGCCGTTTCAAGGCGTTTTTTAAAGTGATCGTGCCGCTCAGCGTGCCGGGCCTCATCATCGGCAGCATTCTCGTGTTCGTCGGCAGCCTGACGGCATATACGACGCCCGCCTTGCTCGGCGGCAAGCAGCGGGTGATCTCGACGTTTCTGTACCAGAACGCGATTACGCTGAACGACTGGCATCTCGCTTCCGTCATCGCGACGATCATGATGGTCATCACGTTTGTCGTGATCGGTCTCATGAACAAGCTGGCGAACAAAGTAAATCCGAAGGGGTGA
- a CDS encoding nucleoside hydrolase → MKKKVILDVDTGVDDALGILLAIRSGQMDVLGITTANGNVSLDQATENTCKILQLLGAEAEGIPVVRGANKPLLRQTYFEHRVHGQNGIGGALADMPVSKEPAEGHAADFIIGQVRRHPGEVTLVMTAPLTNLAIALMKCPELVRDVKEVIVMGGVVLGYGNVTPTAEYNMYVDPEAARLVFQAGFASLTLVGLDVTRRALLTEEHMERLGDTNLGRYVRESTAGYMQRYFERNGVRACALHDPLAVGVALDKGLVTTKIYYVDVETRSELCDGQTVCDFQNRLGKQSNVHVCIDVEADAFLELFVRTLRG, encoded by the coding sequence ATGAAAAAGAAAGTGATCCTCGACGTGGATACGGGGGTGGATGACGCATTGGGCATTTTGCTCGCGATCCGCAGCGGGCAAATGGATGTGCTCGGAATTACCACGGCAAACGGCAACGTTTCGCTCGATCAGGCGACGGAAAACACCTGCAAAATATTGCAGCTGCTGGGAGCTGAAGCCGAGGGTATCCCGGTCGTCCGCGGCGCGAATAAGCCGCTGCTGCGGCAGACGTATTTCGAGCACCGCGTGCATGGACAGAACGGCATCGGCGGGGCGCTGGCCGACATGCCGGTCAGCAAGGAGCCGGCCGAAGGGCACGCGGCGGATTTTATCATCGGCCAGGTGCGGCGTCATCCCGGCGAAGTGACGCTGGTTATGACGGCGCCGCTGACGAATTTGGCGATCGCGCTGATGAAATGCCCGGAGCTGGTCCGGGACGTCAAGGAAGTGATCGTCATGGGAGGAGTCGTGCTCGGCTACGGCAACGTGACGCCGACCGCCGAGTACAACATGTACGTCGATCCGGAGGCGGCGCGGCTCGTCTTTCAGGCGGGCTTCGCCTCCCTTACGCTCGTCGGGCTCGATGTGACGCGCCGCGCGCTGCTCACGGAGGAGCATATGGAGCGTCTGGGCGACACGAATCTGGGTCGCTACGTCCGCGAAAGCACGGCGGGATACATGCAAAGATACTTCGAGCGAAACGGCGTGCGGGCGTGCGCGCTGCATGATCCGCTGGCGGTCGGTGTGGCGCTCGACAAAGGGCTCGTGACGACCAAGATTTACTACGTCGATGTCGAGACGAGAAGCGAGCTTTGCGACGGGCAAACGGTGTGCGATTTTCAAAACCGGCTCGGCAAACAGTCGAACGTCCACGTGTGCATCGATGTGGAGGCGGATGCATTCCTCGAGCTGTTTGTCCGCACGCTGCGCGGCTAG
- a CDS encoding ABC transporter substrate-binding protein translates to MKQRMIRGLVSLSLVGLALSGCGTPAKDQAGAGTNANTGAPAAAPKGEPTQLVISTWGFSDDFFKKEVYAPFEKEHNVKIVLDTGNNADRLNKVRQGTSNVDLIYLSDYYAQQGIEAGVFEKIDRSRIQNLNDIYDIAKAPLGEDYGPAYTIGQLGIAYNPKALGGKDLTSWKDLWSPELAKKLTMPNITGTTGPMVLDAASLVSGSAQFNADQAFAKLKELNKSVVKYYGQTSEFVNMFAQGEIAAGPIMEMYVKDLKAAVPETKFITPAEGGYAVMNTVNVVKGSKNKQLAEDFINYHLSKEVQEKIAKAKVDSPVNTKLQLSGDDTKGITYGADTVSKLRKLDMKFVNQNLKGWIDRFNKEVAQ, encoded by the coding sequence ATGAAACAACGAATGATCCGCGGTTTGGTATCTTTGTCCTTGGTGGGACTCGCTTTATCCGGATGCGGCACGCCGGCGAAGGATCAGGCGGGAGCGGGAACGAACGCGAATACCGGAGCGCCGGCAGCGGCACCCAAAGGCGAACCGACGCAGCTCGTCATCTCGACTTGGGGCTTCTCCGACGACTTCTTCAAAAAAGAAGTGTACGCTCCGTTCGAGAAAGAGCATAATGTGAAAATTGTGCTCGACACCGGAAACAACGCTGACCGTTTAAACAAAGTGCGCCAAGGTACATCCAACGTGGACCTGATTTATTTATCCGACTATTATGCGCAGCAGGGTATCGAAGCGGGAGTATTCGAAAAAATCGACCGCAGCCGCATTCAGAATCTGAACGATATTTACGACATCGCCAAAGCGCCGCTTGGAGAGGATTACGGTCCGGCGTACACGATCGGCCAGCTCGGCATCGCGTATAATCCGAAAGCGCTCGGAGGCAAGGACCTTACCTCGTGGAAAGACCTGTGGAGCCCCGAGCTCGCCAAGAAGCTGACGATGCCGAACATTACCGGCACGACGGGGCCGATGGTGCTTGACGCGGCTTCCCTTGTTTCCGGCAGTGCGCAGTTTAACGCCGACCAGGCATTCGCGAAGCTGAAAGAGCTGAACAAAAGCGTAGTGAAGTACTACGGACAAACGTCCGAGTTCGTCAACATGTTCGCCCAGGGCGAAATTGCCGCAGGACCGATCATGGAAATGTACGTGAAAGATTTGAAAGCGGCCGTGCCGGAAACGAAGTTCATCACCCCGGCGGAAGGCGGGTATGCGGTCATGAATACGGTGAACGTGGTCAAGGGCAGCAAAAACAAGCAGCTCGCCGAAGATTTCATCAATTACCACCTCAGCAAGGAAGTTCAGGAAAAAATCGCCAAAGCGAAGGTGGATTCTCCGGTCAACACGAAGCTGCAGCTGAGCGGTGACGATACGAAGGGCATCACCTACGGAGCGGATACGGTCAGCAAGCTGCGCAAGCTGGACATGAAGTTCGTCAACCAGAACCTGAAAGGCTGGATCGACCGCTTCAACAAGGAAGTCGCACAATAA
- a CDS encoding DUF2294 domain-containing protein, giving the protein MPPVDSNDYKKKLCHMYNEISKELFGFGTTSLRAAVEPNLITLYARHRKSPRSTALEGEAPTLKHEVDFYMSSIYKKRIREKLEQEFELSIEAVLRDYDPHTQWAITNIILAES; this is encoded by the coding sequence ATGCCCCCTGTAGATTCCAACGATTATAAGAAGAAGCTGTGCCATATGTACAACGAGATTTCGAAGGAATTGTTCGGTTTCGGCACAACGTCCTTGCGGGCGGCGGTTGAACCCAATCTGATCACGTTGTACGCCCGGCACCGCAAGTCGCCGCGCTCCACTGCTTTGGAAGGCGAGGCTCCGACGCTGAAGCACGAGGTCGATTTTTACATGTCCTCGATCTATAAGAAGAGGATCCGCGAGAAGCTGGAGCAGGAATTCGAACTTTCGATCGAAGCTGTGCTGAGGGACTACGATCCGCATACGCAATGGGCGATCACGAACATCATTCTTGCCGAATCTTAA
- a CDS encoding glycosyl hydrolase family 95 catalytic domain-containing protein translates to MSKPDYREHVSRADLHYEHTVKRSEGGLPVGNGRMGSLIWTSPSAVKLQINRVDVYASDGSTLSFNQRHTDYAYACGFVDIDFVDYGEDVFRDGGIRQHLSMYDAVASICGEGVRAEAFAYDHSDVFAFRVEDSRDMPQTINVRLKMLRPAEVVTKQHSAISTLSMLGDMIVLKQEFREGAHYCSSAVVIGISGRKAVARMNDEFGGRQPVGAFRKTKVLGQPGETEMRLCIEPGAGEFELFIASAAAFDETEDAAALAAAQLESARTKGYAQLLAEHKAWWNDFWTKSYIRLNSADGKAEFVETHYTYYLYLMASNSRGGHYPPNFGGMLLSPRGDLRHWGAMQWWNNLNLYYNAVLPSGHFELMHPLFDMYSGMYEACRTAARQQWGSEGIYIPEVTWFNGPAELPDDIAEEMRELYLFRKPWEERSARFTEYAYLKPPHESRWNWKWHEKWIDGRLVYTDRGYGPFGATTFMFLAQAEVAYHFWLYYEYTRDEAWLRGRAYPMIRGVAEFFRHLPLVRKDEDGLYHIYHTCSDEKYFDGKDTVDAMAAMHFVFPALLRASEILGEDEELRTLWQEFYDHLAPLPRSDHPEAVLRTEEDEPAVWVGALGPVLDGRSGVSLNVGRVCDLISLETAEDNPDMFRTTIATFEHEQARHGGDWGNAASEMSTVPWVLANLGKAEPFKQVVLAQLECRNAEREYCYFEDTGRVKFFENRLTVREGVNCISAQRLGNAAVGLQSALCQSRPAGPGKPAVIRVFPACPDDWDAQFSLWCRGGFVVTSERRGGEIPYVEIESTLGGICRIRNPWGERQVIVRRGDETSTINGSLLEIDTEKGSKIRLESFQ, encoded by the coding sequence ATGAGCAAGCCGGATTACCGGGAGCACGTTTCCCGTGCGGATTTACATTACGAACATACGGTCAAACGCAGCGAAGGGGGGCTGCCGGTCGGCAACGGCAGGATGGGCAGCCTTATCTGGACGTCGCCGTCGGCCGTCAAACTGCAGATTAATAGGGTGGACGTGTATGCCAGCGACGGTTCGACCCTCAGCTTCAACCAAAGGCATACGGATTACGCGTACGCTTGCGGGTTTGTCGACATCGATTTCGTCGATTACGGAGAAGATGTGTTTCGGGACGGCGGCATCCGCCAGCATTTGAGCATGTACGATGCTGTGGCGTCCATTTGCGGCGAAGGCGTTCGGGCCGAAGCGTTTGCTTACGATCACAGCGATGTGTTTGCGTTTCGGGTGGAGGACAGCCGCGACATGCCGCAGACGATTAATGTCAGGCTGAAGATGCTGCGTCCGGCTGAGGTGGTGACCAAGCAGCACTCCGCGATTTCTACGCTCAGCATGCTGGGGGATATGATCGTGCTGAAGCAGGAATTCCGCGAAGGAGCCCATTACTGCAGCTCGGCCGTCGTTATTGGCATATCCGGCCGAAAGGCGGTAGCGCGGATGAACGATGAGTTCGGCGGGCGGCAGCCGGTTGGAGCATTTCGGAAAACGAAAGTGCTCGGCCAGCCCGGCGAAACGGAAATGCGGCTGTGCATCGAACCGGGAGCAGGGGAATTTGAGCTGTTTATTGCCAGCGCAGCTGCGTTCGATGAGACGGAGGATGCCGCCGCCTTAGCTGCCGCGCAGCTCGAATCGGCAAGAACGAAGGGATATGCGCAATTGCTGGCCGAGCATAAAGCATGGTGGAACGACTTTTGGACGAAGTCGTATATTCGCCTGAACAGTGCCGACGGTAAAGCCGAATTCGTGGAGACGCATTATACGTATTACCTGTACCTCATGGCCTCGAACTCGCGGGGAGGCCATTACCCGCCGAATTTCGGCGGTATGCTGCTGAGCCCGCGCGGCGATTTGCGCCACTGGGGCGCGATGCAGTGGTGGAACAATCTGAATTTGTATTACAATGCGGTGCTCCCGTCGGGACATTTTGAACTGATGCATCCGCTATTCGACATGTACTCCGGAATGTACGAGGCGTGCAGGACAGCGGCCCGGCAGCAATGGGGGAGCGAGGGCATATACATCCCCGAGGTGACCTGGTTTAACGGTCCGGCGGAGCTGCCGGACGATATCGCGGAGGAAATGCGGGAGCTGTATTTGTTCCGCAAGCCGTGGGAGGAGCGTTCGGCGCGGTTCACCGAATATGCATACTTGAAACCTCCGCATGAAAGCCGTTGGAACTGGAAATGGCACGAAAAATGGATCGACGGCAGGCTCGTATATACGGACCGGGGATACGGCCCGTTCGGTGCGACGACGTTCATGTTTTTGGCGCAGGCGGAGGTCGCTTATCACTTCTGGTTGTATTACGAGTACACGAGAGACGAGGCTTGGCTGCGCGGCCGGGCATATCCGATGATAAGAGGAGTGGCTGAGTTTTTCCGTCATCTCCCGCTGGTGCGCAAAGATGAAGACGGCTTATACCATATTTATCACACCTGCAGCGATGAAAAATATTTTGACGGCAAAGATACGGTCGATGCGATGGCGGCCATGCATTTCGTATTCCCGGCGCTGCTGAGAGCTTCAGAGATTCTGGGCGAAGACGAAGAGCTCAGGACGCTCTGGCAGGAATTTTACGACCATCTCGCACCGCTGCCGAGGAGCGATCATCCCGAAGCCGTGCTGCGAACGGAGGAAGATGAGCCTGCCGTCTGGGTAGGCGCTTTGGGACCCGTGTTGGACGGGCGAAGCGGGGTCAGCCTGAACGTCGGCCGGGTTTGCGATTTGATTTCACTCGAAACGGCTGAGGACAACCCGGATATGTTCCGTACGACTATAGCCACGTTCGAGCACGAGCAGGCGAGACATGGAGGCGACTGGGGAAACGCGGCTTCGGAGATGTCGACGGTTCCTTGGGTACTCGCGAACTTAGGGAAGGCGGAGCCGTTCAAGCAGGTCGTGCTCGCGCAATTGGAATGCAGAAACGCGGAGCGGGAATACTGCTATTTCGAAGATACGGGCCGGGTGAAGTTTTTCGAAAACCGGCTGACCGTCCGCGAAGGCGTCAACTGCATCAGCGCGCAGCGTCTGGGCAACGCCGCCGTCGGGCTGCAAAGCGCGCTGTGCCAAAGCCGGCCCGCAGGCCCCGGGAAACCGGCCGTAATCCGCGTATTCCCGGCTTGTCCGGACGATTGGGATGCGCAGTTTTCGCTGTGGTGCCGCGGCGGCTTTGTCGTTACGTCCGAAAGGAGGGGCGGCGAGATTCCTTACGTGGAAATCGAGTCCACGCTCGGCGGCATATGCCGGATTCGCAACCCATGGGGAGAGCGTCAAGTGATCGTCCGCAGAGGGGACGAAACGTCGACCATAAACGGTTCGCTTCTGGAGATCGATACCGAAAAGGGAAGCAAAATTCGTCTCGAATCATTCCAATGA
- a CDS encoding dihydrofolate reductase, translating into MLISLIAAVSTNNVIGKDEAIPWKIPGEQKRFKELTTGRTIVMGRKTYESIGKPLPDRKTVIVSRSCKIAAERCVTVTSLDEAYELLRDENEIFIAGGGEIYKEALPHADKIYLTVIDQEVEGNIFFPAWDKDDFEMVDEERITSSTIPYTYYTYIRKSK; encoded by the coding sequence ATGCTGATCTCATTAATCGCGGCCGTTTCAACCAATAATGTTATTGGCAAAGATGAGGCAATCCCGTGGAAAATACCGGGAGAACAGAAGCGGTTTAAGGAATTGACGACGGGCCGAACGATCGTGATGGGGAGAAAAACCTACGAATCGATAGGAAAACCGCTGCCCGACCGCAAGACGGTGATCGTTTCCAGAAGCTGCAAAATTGCGGCGGAACGCTGCGTAACGGTAACTTCGCTTGATGAAGCGTATGAGCTGCTAAGGGACGAAAATGAGATTTTTATTGCCGGCGGAGGAGAGATTTACAAAGAAGCCTTGCCGCATGCGGATAAAATTTACTTGACCGTCATCGATCAAGAAGTGGAAGGCAATATTTTTTTCCCGGCATGGGATAAGGACGATTTCGAAATGGTCGATGAGGAGCGGATCACAAGCTCAACAATCCCCTATACATACTACACCTATATCAGGAAGAGCAAATAA
- a CDS encoding nucleoside deaminase — MINETDLKHLRRCIELARAALEAGDEPFGSVLVSADGDVLAEDHNHVAGGDHTQHPEFALARWAAGNMTKEERGKATVYTSGEHCPMCAAAHGWVELGRIVYASSSEQLAGWLSEMGVAAPRVRNLPIQDVIRDTVIDGPVPELAEQVRELHRQFYAMRR; from the coding sequence ATGATAAATGAAACCGATCTGAAGCATCTGCGACGCTGTATCGAACTGGCAAGGGCTGCGCTGGAGGCTGGAGATGAACCATTCGGTTCAGTTCTTGTCTCCGCCGACGGAGATGTGCTTGCGGAAGATCATAACCATGTTGCCGGCGGCGATCACACCCAGCACCCGGAGTTCGCGTTGGCACGCTGGGCAGCCGGCAACATGACTAAGGAAGAACGGGGCAAGGCAACGGTCTATACCTCAGGCGAACATTGTCCTATGTGCGCTGCGGCCCACGGCTGGGTCGAATTAGGTCGGATTGTTTATGCGAGTTCCTCTGAGCAACTGGCTGGATGGCTGAGTGAAATGGGGGTCGCTGCGCCGCGCGTTCGCAATCTTCCGATCCAGGACGTCATTCGCGATACCGTCATAGACGGCCCTGTACCTGAGCTCGCCGAGCAAGTTCGCGAGCTGCACCGTCAGTTTTACGCGATGAGACGGTGA